Proteins co-encoded in one Holophagales bacterium genomic window:
- a CDS encoding FecR domain-containing protein, protein MNTRASRIALAIAFLLPATTAAAQREGYSYLSYVGPEVALVSTAEDDSSARPNTPILAGDRISTGSTSRAEAILADGNILRIDVQTDLRFDRLARTYEAEDDRNSLFVDRGAISLEHRWSTSRDQSTRVDTSDVTVLFPAKGLLRVETGRRGTEIYVVSGQAEVYARSGRATLRAGQYAFVTGDAALEVDWLDEPRDRFTRFVGERRHLVGEGSGSQHGSADYAYDYAAAGFEEHGSWILVNGSHVWRPSVAADWRPYVEGYWRWSPAGLTWVSYEPWGWLPYHYGSWCWDVAVGWYWSPGATYSPAWVYWSYTPSWVGWCPIGFYGGYYDGYYGGGYGGGYTEPYARSHRKGWGAEGGTLAYPHLRGRVDVTRIDPRGWSYASVGRLGTRFDSRRDVLGHDRVGFRAGERGVVATSPLRIERGNGGSITTAVQDAVRRVPLALGAEPRGGGPLDDITPVLRRDGTLGPAAREGLRRSFVTPGKDLGYRPIAPGQIAAPRREPVAGATAGTPSRGGDRGLSSGSTTPRSGEGAAPGRGAGAAPRDAWRDGGAGAEAPLTGGFGRDRGLKSDDGWRSPGGEDRSGTTPSRTFDGPSRRIVPVTDSPEAPQRTERRESAPEPGPRRSTAEPSSRRETPAQAEPGTVPSGRRPSTDLKGDEGWRGSDAAPRSSDTPRSAPAPRSEPPSRSYSAPPSRSSETPRSAPAPRSEPPSRSDSAPPPSRSYEAPRSAPAPPSISSPPPAARSNDAPPRSASPRG, encoded by the coding sequence ATGAACACCCGCGCTTCCCGGATCGCCCTCGCAATCGCCTTCCTCCTGCCGGCCACGACAGCCGCCGCCCAGCGCGAGGGGTACTCGTACCTCTCGTACGTCGGTCCCGAGGTCGCCCTCGTGTCGACCGCCGAAGACGACTCCTCCGCCCGTCCGAACACGCCCATCCTCGCGGGGGACCGGATCTCCACCGGCTCGACGTCGCGCGCCGAAGCGATCCTCGCCGACGGGAACATCCTCCGGATCGACGTCCAGACGGACCTGAGGTTCGACCGGCTCGCCAGGACCTACGAGGCCGAGGACGACCGCAACTCCCTCTTCGTCGATCGCGGTGCCATTTCGCTCGAGCATCGGTGGTCGACCTCACGCGACCAGTCCACGCGGGTCGACACGAGCGACGTCACCGTGCTCTTCCCCGCCAAGGGCCTCCTCCGGGTCGAGACCGGGCGCAGGGGCACCGAGATCTACGTCGTCTCCGGCCAGGCTGAGGTCTATGCCCGCTCCGGCCGGGCCACTCTGCGCGCTGGCCAGTATGCCTTCGTCACCGGCGATGCCGCGCTCGAGGTCGACTGGCTGGACGAGCCGCGCGACCGGTTCACCCGCTTCGTCGGGGAGCGGCGCCACCTCGTCGGCGAGGGGTCCGGCTCACAGCACGGCTCGGCGGACTATGCCTACGACTATGCCGCCGCCGGCTTCGAAGAGCACGGTTCGTGGATCCTCGTGAACGGCTCCCACGTCTGGAGGCCGTCCGTCGCGGCCGACTGGCGGCCCTACGTCGAGGGCTACTGGCGCTGGTCGCCCGCGGGCCTGACGTGGGTCTCCTACGAGCCCTGGGGCTGGCTCCCCTATCACTACGGCTCCTGGTGCTGGGACGTCGCCGTCGGCTGGTACTGGAGCCCCGGCGCCACCTACTCGCCGGCGTGGGTTTACTGGAGCTACACCCCCTCGTGGGTCGGGTGGTGCCCGATCGGCTTCTACGGCGGCTACTACGACGGCTACTACGGCGGCGGCTATGGCGGCGGATACACCGAGCCCTATGCCCGGTCCCACAGGAAGGGGTGGGGCGCCGAGGGGGGGACGCTCGCCTACCCCCACCTGCGCGGCCGCGTCGACGTCACCCGGATCGATCCCCGAGGCTGGAGCTATGCCTCCGTCGGCCGTCTGGGGACGCGCTTCGACTCCCGTCGGGACGTCCTCGGACACGATCGGGTCGGCTTTCGCGCCGGCGAGCGCGGCGTCGTGGCGACGAGCCCTCTCCGCATCGAACGGGGAAACGGCGGCTCGATCACCACGGCCGTCCAGGATGCGGTCCGCAGGGTGCCGCTGGCGCTCGGCGCCGAGCCCCGCGGAGGCGGCCCGCTCGACGACATCACCCCGGTGCTGCGCCGCGACGGCACGCTCGGTCCGGCCGCGCGGGAGGGCCTCCGCCGCTCCTTCGTGACGCCTGGAAAGGACCTCGGATATCGGCCCATCGCACCTGGCCAGATCGCCGCTCCCCGGCGCGAGCCCGTGGCCGGCGCAACCGCAGGGACACCCTCGAGAGGGGGCGACAGAGGTCTCAGCTCCGGCTCCACGACCCCTCGCAGCGGGGAGGGTGCGGCGCCGGGCCGCGGGGCCGGTGCCGCGCCGCGAGACGCGTGGCGTGACGGAGGCGCCGGCGCCGAAGCCCCGCTGACCGGCGGATTCGGCCGGGACCGAGGCCTGAAGAGCGACGATGGCTGGCGTTCGCCCGGAGGCGAGGACCGCTCGGGAACGACCCCGTCGCGGACGTTCGACGGCCCCTCCCGTCGCATCGTGCCCGTGACCGACAGTCCGGAGGCTCCGCAGCGCACCGAGCGGCGCGAAAGCGCTCCCGAACCCGGGCCCAGGCGCTCGACAGCCGAGCCCTCTTCGAGACGCGAAACGCCGGCCCAGGCGGAACCGGGAACGGTGCCGTCCGGCCGCCGCCCGTCGACAGACCTGAAGGGCGACGAAGGATGGCGCGGATCGGACGCGGCGCCCCGGTCGAGCGACACTCCAAGGTCGGCCCCCGCCCCTCGCTCCGAGCCCCCTTCGAGGTCTTACAGCGCTCCACCGTCCCGCTCCTCCGAAACGCCGCGGTCGGCCCCCGCCCCTCGCTCCGAGCCGCCCTCCAGGTCCGACAGCGCCCCGCCCCCTTCCCGCTCCTACGAGGCACCGCGGTCGGCCCCCGCCCCGCCTTCCATCTCGTCGCCGCCGCCCGCCGCCCGGTCGAACGACGCCCCGCCCCGAAGCGCCTCGCCGCGGGGCTGA
- a CDS encoding cyclic nucleotide-binding domain-containing protein: MVFEFLKKKFHDLTTSAVSPDAGETPGAAATYEERRSEAEALHEKGETARAVELLEGLAADLAGDGSFPLAVAIRHQISSWTSGPSPAETAAEDGEAMARQREVSGSLKVLPRRASPGQPVPEGLRTSRFFADMTSEEIAGFIASTGRRTFREGEVVLEQGEEGRSLFIVTRGVLRVETTGTAGGTLRMGVLTMGDVFGEVAFLTGRPRTATVIAETGAECLEIGAEAWTGILGQYPRVQKVLEEVHRERARFAADAILEDLRRRREDKEV, encoded by the coding sequence GTGGTCTTTGAATTTCTCAAGAAAAAGTTCCATGACCTGACGACGTCTGCCGTTTCCCCCGATGCCGGCGAGACTCCGGGCGCGGCCGCGACCTACGAGGAGCGGCGCTCGGAGGCCGAAGCGCTCCACGAGAAGGGCGAGACGGCCAGAGCGGTCGAGCTCCTCGAAGGGCTGGCGGCGGATCTCGCAGGTGACGGGAGCTTCCCGCTGGCCGTGGCGATACGACACCAGATCAGCTCCTGGACCTCGGGCCCCTCGCCGGCGGAGACCGCTGCCGAGGACGGTGAAGCGATGGCCCGCCAGCGCGAGGTGAGCGGCAGCCTGAAGGTCCTGCCGAGGCGTGCTTCTCCCGGGCAGCCCGTTCCCGAGGGGCTCCGGACCTCGCGGTTCTTTGCCGACATGACGAGCGAGGAGATCGCCGGGTTCATCGCCTCTACGGGGCGCCGGACGTTTCGCGAAGGGGAAGTGGTCCTCGAGCAGGGCGAGGAAGGGCGCAGCCTCTTCATCGTGACCCGGGGCGTTCTCAGGGTCGAGACGACCGGGACCGCGGGAGGGACCCTGCGGATGGGCGTGCTCACCATGGGGGACGTGTTCGGTGAGGTCGCCTTCCTGACGGGCCGCCCGCGCACCGCGACGGTCATCGCCGAGACCGGGGCCGAGTGTCTCGAGATCGGGGCCGAAGCGTGGACGGGAATTCTGGGCCAGTACCCGCGCGTTCAGAAGGTCCTGGAAGAGGTCCATCGGGAGCGGGCGCGGTTCGCGGCCGACGCCATCCTCGAGGACCTGCGCCGGCGAAGAGAGGATAAAGAGGTCTGA
- the def gene encoding peptide deformylase: MAIRDIVKYGDPRLVARNEDVTDFEDPALPILVRDLLETGWAAPGLGIAAPQIGVNKRVCVVDLSVGKDPSQILVLVNPRVVDAEGFVRDEEGCLSFPDIVEIVERPEAVAVEAYDEKGVKRILEGGDLLARAFCHEIDHLDSRLFIERMSSLKRGLVIRKVVKRQKRGEW; the protein is encoded by the coding sequence ATGGCGATTCGGGACATCGTGAAGTACGGCGACCCCCGCCTCGTCGCCAGGAACGAGGACGTCACGGACTTCGAGGACCCCGCGCTCCCGATCCTGGTCCGTGACCTGCTCGAGACGGGATGGGCGGCCCCCGGTCTCGGGATCGCGGCGCCCCAGATCGGAGTCAACAAGCGTGTCTGCGTCGTCGACCTCTCGGTCGGCAAGGACCCCTCCCAGATTCTCGTCCTCGTCAACCCGCGTGTCGTCGATGCCGAGGGGTTCGTGCGGGACGAGGAGGGGTGCCTCTCGTTTCCCGACATCGTCGAGATCGTCGAGCGTCCCGAGGCCGTCGCCGTCGAGGCCTACGACGAGAAGGGCGTGAAGCGCATCCTCGAAGGAGGCGACCTCCTCGCGCGCGCGTTCTGTCACGAGATCGACCACCTCGACTCGCGGCTCTTCATCGAGCGGATGTCGAGCCTCAAGAGAGGACTCGTCATACGCAAGGTCGTCAAGCGACAGAAACGCGGCGAGTGGTAG
- a CDS encoding response regulator, which translates to MFRPRTSRPLILLVDDDPFQAEVASYIAEELDCDFESALSGTEALEKVAQRAPDVVLLDVRMDDLSGYEVCRRIKTLPETADTQVLFVTARTEEEDLLKGFEALANDYLTKPFSARELKARTKNALRTKNLLDTLGARTRFLELQHEITDKLEAEEADTEEKRAAALGPILDRIAQLFGADGVTLHFRRPGRPETRTTLSPTWPGGTPPSYLAALALSEDPRAEKAPRLPGEGRDPAGDWIVVSAPLWVGPELLGTLRIHRHSGLPAAGDSTELEHLVALAGHLARTLHRADLIQTLRNGSH; encoded by the coding sequence ATGTTTCGCCCACGCACCTCCCGGCCTCTCATCCTCCTCGTCGACGACGACCCGTTCCAGGCAGAGGTCGCGTCCTACATCGCTGAAGAGCTCGACTGCGACTTCGAAAGCGCCCTTTCGGGCACCGAAGCCCTCGAGAAGGTGGCCCAGCGGGCGCCGGACGTCGTCCTGCTCGACGTGAGGATGGACGACCTCTCGGGGTACGAAGTCTGCCGCCGGATCAAGACGCTCCCGGAGACGGCCGACACGCAGGTGCTGTTCGTGACGGCGCGGACCGAGGAAGAGGACCTGCTCAAGGGCTTCGAGGCGCTTGCGAACGACTACCTGACGAAGCCGTTCTCCGCGCGCGAGCTGAAGGCGCGGACGAAGAACGCCCTGCGCACGAAGAACCTCCTCGACACGCTCGGGGCGCGGACCCGCTTCCTCGAGCTGCAGCACGAGATCACCGACAAGCTCGAGGCGGAGGAAGCCGACACGGAGGAGAAGAGAGCCGCGGCTCTCGGACCGATCCTCGACCGCATTGCCCAGCTGTTCGGTGCCGACGGCGTCACGCTCCATTTCCGCCGCCCCGGCCGTCCGGAGACCCGGACGACGCTTTCACCGACCTGGCCCGGCGGAACGCCGCCGTCCTACCTCGCCGCTCTCGCGCTCTCCGAAGATCCCCGCGCCGAGAAGGCCCCCCGCCTCCCGGGCGAGGGACGCGACCCCGCCGGAGACTGGATCGTCGTGTCGGCCCCGCTCTGGGTCGGGCCGGAGCTCCTCGGGACGCTCCGGATTCACCGGCACAGCGGGCTTCCGGCGGCGGGCGACTCGACCGAGCTCGAGCATCTCGTGGCTCTCGCCGGTCACCTCGCCAGGACCCTTCACAGGGCGGATCTCATCCAGACTCTTCGCAACGGCAGTCACTGA